A single region of the Drosophila miranda strain MSH22 chromosome 2, D.miranda_PacBio2.1, whole genome shotgun sequence genome encodes:
- the LOC108155594 gene encoding lipase member H: protein MRSRILLLAAVLLCGPLGMTSARGPQRLFAYEPGKCAITITEVFEAMFKTEVGLLIGARARLSQSHLLHYDLYTPLNPQKRQFLRAGDLGMLRKSHFNPEWPVRISIHGWSGRSESCSNAAIKDAYLSRGNYNVIILDWSRQAMDISYQRVSTQLSAIAANVAKMLRFLHDSTGVPYEQIYLVGHSAGSHISGLAGKHLRPQLLGAIIALDPAGLTQLSLGPEDRLSPHDAMYVESIHTDLTLLGNPSDLLSHASFFVNWGLGQPHCPNATAAEFAFVCDHFAALYYFAESIRRPRLFPALRCDSGAAIHSATCHCRNSTSSNSTSSSIHDMRQTCHGDQFMGGEPAVQKNGVYYLSTRRQAPYGHIDGMVHMRPPVKSNVFETGGPRFWPQ, encoded by the exons ATGCGAAGCCGAATACTCCTATTAGCTGCTGTGTTGCTGTGTGGCCCACTGGGAA TGACCAGTGCCCGTGGCCCCCAGCGGTTGTTTGCCTATGAGCCAGGAAAATGTGCGATAACCATCACAGAAGTCTTCGAGGCAATGTTTAAAACAGAGGTGGGGCTGCTCATCGGGGCACGGGCTCGCCTGTCGCAGAGCCACTTGCTCCATTATGATCTCTACACTCCACTGAATCCCCAAAAGAGACAATTCCTGCGAGCAGGAGATCTGGGAATGCTCAGGAAATCGCATTTCAATCCCGAATGGCCAGTGAG AATTTCCATTCATGGCTGGTCGGGCCGCAGTGAGTCCTGCTCGAATGCCGCCATCAAGGATGCCTATCTTTCACGCGGAAATTACAATGTAATCATCTTGGATTGGAGTCGCCAGGCAATGGACATCAGCTACCAGCGAGTGTCCACGCAGCTGTCTGCCATTGCCGCCAATGTGGCCAAAATGCTGCGCTTTCTGCACGACAGCACAGGCGTGCCGTACGAGCAGATCTACCTGGTGGGCCACAGTGCCGGCAGCCACATCTCCGGGCTGGCGGGGAAGCACCTGCGCCCCCAGCTCCTGGGAGCCATAATCGCCTTGGATCCCGCTGGTCTCACGCAACTGAGTCTCGGACCGGAAGACCGACTGTCGCCCCACGATGCCATGTATGTGGAGTCCATTCACACGGATCTGACGCTCCTGGGCAATCCAAGCGATCTCCTGAGCCATGCCTCCTTCTTCGTCAACTGGGGCCTGGGGCAGCCGCACTGTCCGAATGCAACGGCCGCGGAGTTTGCCTTTGTTTGCGATCATTTTGCGGCCTTGTATTACTTCGCCGAGTCGATACGTCGTCCCAGATTATTCCCCGCCTTGCGATGCGACTCGGGGGCAGCCATACACTCGGCCACCTGCCACTGCCgcaacagcaccagcagcaacagcaccagctCCAGCATACACGACATGCGACAGACATGCCATGGCGATCAGTTCATGGGCGGTGAGCCAGCTGTCCAAAAGAACGGTGTCTACTATCTGAGCACACGGCGGCAGGCACCATACGGCCACATTGATGGCATGGTTCACATGAGGCCGCCAGTGAAATCAAACGTTTTTGAGACGGGTGGCCCACGATTTTGGCCGCAGTAG
- the LOC108155593 gene encoding uncharacterized protein LOC108155593 — MYKHTVKSRLAQARSQPPPASGTAATTTPTSPKHGLGAGKKFFSHIRHKIEDNLSPKLGGKLYYKGSKHTRSMSALSLQVDGGCIGGKYTPKAVAPPVATPLKMMEQVPPQMTSSICSYVDSDEESHLSLSLSLTQQSLEDEIFAELEKVAHDESKLNEVLQSFDQILSEYPPVESIREMLPTEEVPLPAPPAEFCDRQMLLSKSHSSLSMGRAKRQIYQSPELANSMLLRRSDSTSNANSRYNSLSELNGSRIPVSKHSSLRKRSESFCLDQPLNHRSSKQRTRSMLTLNSGITGRSSIPARNTAPATARATAAVPVKAKVSSAAAPLPPKRANSTLERRQVHSRPPGPRRANSTLRATTAHSDELLVKCLAKGHEILRQVENISSAKPKRSSSRGVSKEHSQLARNKKRHQQKLQYANEEKMGKPKLESCKIIPPKLGETSDKNQDLLVKVVQEVKTKPKAKAKDSLPLKKPLKQDEERQQEPSSDSDDSGHISNTVLSTSTSTCNSTGSLCESEGDEAEEPSAVKKSNKIAELLQKFEAVAAAAAAVKSNAAHASAPSMIATKVVAQVQAVRCIQTQVEIYPTYTKEVTMRLH; from the coding sequence ATGTACAAGCACACGGTCAAGTCAAGGTTGGCCCAGGCCCGGAGTCAGCCGCCGCCAGCTTCTGGCACGGCAGCGACAACGACGCCCACATCCCCGAAACATGGACTGGGGGCAGGCAAGAAGTTCTTCTCACACATTCGCCACAAAATCGAGGATAACCTGAGCCCCAAACTGGGCGGAAAGCTGTACTACAAAGGCAGCAAGCACACGAGATCGATGAGTGCCCTCAGCCTGCAGGTGGATGGTGGCTGCATCGGTGGCAAGTATACCCCGAAAGCTGTTGCCCCACCTGTGGCCACTCCCCTGAAGATGATGGAACAGGTGCCGCCACAGATGACCAGCAGCATCTGCAGCTATGTGGACAGCGACGAGGAGAGTCACCTGAGTCTGAGCCTCAGTCTGACGCAGCAGTCGCTGGAGGATGAGATCTTTGCGGAGCTGGAGAAGGTGGCCCACGACGAGAGTAAGCTGAACGAAGTGCTGCAGAGCTTTGACCAGATCCTCAGCGAATATCCACCAGTGGAGTCGATCAGAGAGATGCTGCCCACGGAGGAGGTGCCGCTGCCTGCCCCGCCAGCAGAGTTCTGCGATCGACAGATGCTGCTCTCGAAATCCCACAGCAGCCTCAGTATGGGCCGGGCCAAGCGGCAGATCTACCAGTCGCCAGAACTGGCCAATTCCATGCTCCTAAGGAGATCCGATTCCACGTCCAACGCGAACTCCAGATACAATTCGTTGAGTGAACTGAATGGCAGCCGGATACCCGTTTCGAAGCACTCGAGTTTGAGGAAGAGAAGCGAGAGCTTCTGCCTGGATCAGCCGCTGAATCACAGGAGCAGCAAGCAGCGCACGCGATCGATGCTTACTTTAAACAGTGGAATCACTGGTAGATCTTCAATTCCAGCCAGAAACACAGCTCCAGCGACAGCCAGAGCCACCGCTGCAGTTCCAGTGAAAGCCAAAGTCTCCTCCGCTGCAGCGCCACTCCCACCAAAGCGAGCCAACTCCACGCTGGAGCGGCGACAGGTGCACAGCAGGCCACCGGGTCCCAGGAGAGCCAACTCCACGCTGAGAGCCACGACTGCGCACAGCGATGAGCTGCTGGTCAAGTGCCTGGCCAAGGGCCATGAGATCCTCCGCCAAGTGGAGAACATCAGCAGTGCCAAGCCGAAGCGAAGCAGCAGTCGTGGGGTGAGCAAGGAGCACTCGCAGCTGGCGAGGAACAAGAAGAGGCACCAGCAGAAGCTGCAGTACGCGAACGAGGAGAAGATGGGCAAGCCCAAGCTGGAGTCCTGCAAGATTATACCCCCGAAGCTGGGGGAGACATCGGATAAGAATCAGGACCTGCTGGTCAAGGTAGTGCAGGAGGTAAAAACCAagccaaaggcaaaggcaaaggacTCTCTGCCGCTGAAGAAGCCCCTCAAGCAGGATGAGGAGAGACAGCAGGAACCCTCCTCCGATTCGGATGATTCGGGACACATCAGCAACACGGTGCTCTCGACCTCCACTTCCACCTGTAATTCCACGGGCAGCCTCTGCGAATCGGAGGGCGATGAAGCCGAAGAACCATCGGCAGTGAAAAAGTCCAACAAAATCGCAGAACTCCTGCAAAAGTTcgaggcagtggcagcagcggcggcagctgTTAAATCGAATGCTGCTCATGCCTCTGCCCCTTCCATGATTGCCACCAAGGTGGTGGCACAGGTGCAGGCGGTGCGGTGCATCCAAACGCAGGTGGAGATCTATCCCACCTACACGAAAGAGGTAACTATGCGGCTGCACTGA